The following are encoded together in the Culex pipiens pallens isolate TS chromosome 1, TS_CPP_V2, whole genome shotgun sequence genome:
- the LOC120427447 gene encoding glutarate-semialdehyde dehydrogenase, with translation MSMLLSRTILPLHRTVRSIQGQILRTMHLQQSQAFVNGRWVGARGGQTFDVTNPANERVIGTVPDMDVSDANEAIDAAYSAFYDKQWHNSTAKERAALLKKWFQLMEANRSEIAQIMTAESGKPIPESMGEITYGNSFVEWFAEEARRIYGEIVPAPQANRQIMLTKQPVGVAALITPWNFPHAMITRKAAAAIAAGCTVVIKPAEDTPLTALALTKLAEEAGFPKGVVNVVTSSRKNAASIGELLCTSDKVAAISFTGSTEVGKLLYRQCANGIKRIGLELGGNAPFIVFKSADLDKAVTGAMNSKFRNCGQTCISANRFLVQDEIHDEFIAKLTEKLKALKIGDGSQDGVQIGPLINHAQIKKVCHFVEDAQQKGAKIIYGGKPLTNHGSLFFEPTIVTHLRDDMLLYNEEVFGPVVSVIRFKTEEEALKIANGTQRGLAGYFYSNDLNQVFRVSRLLETGMIGVNEGLISTTEAAFGGIKESGIGREGSKYGIDEYVYIKYLCYGNLD, from the exons ATGTCAATGTTGCTATCGAGGACGATTCTTCCGCTGCACCGTACGGTGAGGAGTATCCAGGGACAGATTTTGCGAACCATGCATTTGCAGCAAAGCCAAGCCTTCGTCAATGGGCGCTGGGTGGGCGCCCGTGGTGGACAAACATTTGACGTGACCAATCCGGCCAATGAACGCGTGATTGGAACCGTCCCCGATATGGACGTAAGCGATGCTAATGAAGCAATTGACGCTGCTTACAGCGCGTTCTACGACAAACAGTGGCACAATAGTACGGCCAAGGAACGAGCTGCACTGCTGAAG AAATGGTTCCAGTTGATGGAGGCAAACCGCTCGGAAATCGCCCAAATAATGACGGCCGAGTCGGGCAAACCCATTCCGGAATCGATGGGCGAAATCACCTATGGAAACTCGTTCGTCGAGTGGTTCGCCGAGGAAGCGCGCCGCATCTACGGTGAGATTGTTCCCGCCCCGCAGGCCAACCGGCAAATTATGCTCACCAAGCAGCCGGTCGGAGTGGCGGCCCTCATCACCCCGTGGAACTTTCCTCATGCCATGATTACGCGGAAGGCGGCCGCAGCCATCGCTGCCGGATGTACGGTTGTGATCAAACCGGCCGAGGACACGCCGCTGACCGCACTAGCCCTGACCAAGCTGGCCGAAGAGGCTGGTTTCCCGAAGGGAGTGGTCAATGTGGTAACTAGCAGCCGAAAGAATGCTGCCAGCATTGGAGAGTTGTTGTGCACGAGCGATAAGGTGGCGGCCATTTCTTTCACCGGTTCTACGGAAGTAGGCAAGCTGTTGTACAGGCAGTGCGCCAATGGGATCAAACGAATCGGGCTGGAATTGGGAGGAAACGCTCCATTTATTGTTTTCAAGTCAGCTGATTTGGACAAGGCCGTTACGGGAGCCATGAACTCCAAGTTCCGCAACTGTGGACAGACGTGCATTTCAGCAAACCGATTCCTAGTTCAAGACGAAATACATGATGAATTCATCGCCAAACTTACTGAGAAGCTAAAAGCGCTAAAGATTGGCGATGGCAGCCAAGATGGTGTGCAAATTGGCCCACTAATCAACCATGCCCAAATCAAAAAGGTTTGCCATTTCGTGGAAGATGCACAGCAGAAAGGAGCTAAAATCATTTACGGTGGCAAGCCACTTACCAACCACGGATCCTTATTCTTTGAGCCAACGATCGTGACCCACCTGCGAGATGACATGCTTCTCTACAATGAAGAAGTCTTTGGTCCGGTGGTTTCCGTCATCCGGTTCAAGACCGAAGAGGAAGCACTCAAGATTGCCAACGGAACGCAGCGGGGACTGGCAGGTTATTTTTACAGCAACGATTTGAACCAGGTCTTTCGGGTGTCAAGATTGCTGGAAACTGGCATGATTGGAGTCAATGAAGGACTAATTTCCACCACTGAAGCAGCCTTCGGCGGTATCAAAGAGTCGGGCATTGGGCGGGAGGGCTCAAAGTACGGCATCGACGAGTATGTCTACATCAAGTATCTGTGCTACGGAAATCTCGACTGA